The following proteins come from a genomic window of Desulfovibrio litoralis DSM 11393:
- a CDS encoding helix-turn-helix domain-containing protein, which yields MKTNRKKLSSVGIVIREFRQMADLSQDQLADRMDVSTPYISMLESGRRYPSIETLIRISLALEVRPGEMLDRITEVHSSKTLCS from the coding sequence ATGAAGACAAATCGTAAAAAACTTTCATCCGTGGGTATTGTAATCAGGGAATTTAGACAAATGGCAGACTTATCACAAGATCAACTTGCCGATAGAATGGATGTGTCAACCCCTTACATTTCAATGCTTGAGAGCGGTCGTAGGTACCCATCAATAGAGACATTGATCCGAATTTCCTTGGCTTTAGAAGTACGCCCAGGCGAAATGCTTGATAGGATAACGGAAGTCCATTCATCAAAAACGCTATGTAGTTAA